A single genomic interval of Agrobacterium larrymoorei harbors:
- a CDS encoding sensor histidine kinase, translating into MKQFDFTIRLIAAFTLLALLIMAQGLLNRHIATVAEQQVIRGRYAGDLLSGMLELSATKQRLRAWSLRALIGADHAPGDGEMLRAHMATTIAQLQRISSETRKMDSLANAPTDDDDARDEALRLISGSVVALRPAIEDIRSHTGAEDARSAWASIEAIFDQGAGRDLREVLNNTISKERSQLAFTRQNADIALLRLNRVLAFVTFFIAVIGMGLAYAVANAIRRPLLQMSEGAKAYEAGQLEHRIPVTTSDEFGRFAKSINRMASELLLRRTEEANQRHILEQQVKERTAALEDALARLRASEGRRLSLLADISHELRTPTTAIRGEAEIALRSQKTEGDYRASLERIGHAAGQMGSLIDDLLLMSRGENEALVLNREPIDIAGPLEEALLSATALANQRNVTVVTETDDSEVIVLGDALRLRQVIAILLDNAIRYSPNDATIDVRSRASADMWELVVRDNGIGIEADEMAHVFERNFRGTNARRHRPEGTGLGLSIARHLVSLHHGTISLHSEPSQGTTAMLRLPLQRAEIVPEALMERRK; encoded by the coding sequence ATGAAGCAGTTCGACTTCACCATCCGGCTGATTGCCGCCTTTACCCTGCTTGCATTGCTGATCATGGCCCAGGGCCTGCTCAATCGTCATATTGCCACCGTCGCCGAACAGCAGGTCATTCGCGGTCGATATGCTGGCGATCTGCTTTCCGGCATGCTGGAACTTTCTGCAACGAAACAGCGGCTGCGTGCATGGTCTTTGCGTGCGTTGATCGGTGCCGATCACGCCCCGGGCGATGGCGAAATGCTACGCGCCCATATGGCGACGACCATTGCGCAGCTCCAGCGTATCAGCAGCGAAACCCGTAAGATGGACAGCCTCGCCAACGCGCCGACCGATGACGACGATGCGCGCGACGAGGCCTTGCGATTGATATCCGGCAGTGTGGTTGCGCTGAGACCTGCCATCGAAGACATCAGGTCTCACACCGGCGCGGAAGATGCGCGCTCGGCCTGGGCCTCCATCGAAGCGATCTTCGATCAGGGTGCCGGGCGAGACCTTCGCGAAGTTCTCAACAACACCATCTCCAAGGAACGATCCCAGCTTGCCTTCACCCGCCAGAATGCAGATATCGCCCTGCTGCGACTGAACCGTGTTCTGGCGTTCGTCACGTTCTTCATCGCGGTGATCGGCATGGGGCTGGCCTATGCCGTTGCCAATGCCATCCGCCGTCCACTGCTTCAGATGTCGGAAGGAGCAAAGGCTTACGAGGCTGGCCAGCTGGAACATCGTATACCGGTCACCACCAGCGATGAATTCGGACGCTTTGCCAAAAGCATCAATCGCATGGCCTCGGAGCTTTTGCTGCGACGAACCGAGGAGGCAAACCAGCGGCACATCCTCGAACAGCAGGTAAAGGAACGAACGGCTGCCCTCGAAGATGCGCTAGCGCGCTTGCGTGCTTCCGAAGGGCGGCGCTTGAGTTTGCTCGCCGATATCAGCCACGAGCTTCGCACGCCCACCACCGCCATTCGCGGAGAAGCGGAAATCGCGCTTCGCAGTCAAAAGACCGAGGGCGACTATCGTGCTTCGCTTGAGCGTATCGGCCATGCGGCTGGGCAGATGGGCAGCCTGATAGACGACCTGTTGCTGATGTCGCGCGGCGAAAACGAGGCTCTGGTGCTGAACAGGGAGCCGATCGACATTGCCGGTCCGCTTGAAGAAGCCCTGTTGAGCGCAACCGCCCTTGCCAATCAACGCAACGTGACCGTTGTCACCGAGACAGACGATAGCGAAGTCATCGTCCTCGGAGATGCTCTTCGATTGCGGCAGGTCATTGCCATTCTGCTCGATAATGCCATTCGCTATTCGCCTAATGATGCGACCATAGATGTGCGAAGCCGGGCGAGTGCCGACATGTGGGAACTGGTCGTCCGCGATAATGGCATCGGTATCGAAGCCGATGAGATGGCGCATGTGTTCGAGCGCAATTTTCGCGGCACAAACGCGCGGCGGCACCGCCCGGAAGGCACAGGTCTTGGCCTCTCCATAGCCCGTCACCTCGTCTCGCTTCATCACGGAACGATCTCGCTGCACAGCGAGCCCAGCCAGGGCACCACAGCGATGCTCCGGCTTCCGTTGCAACGAGCAGAGATTGTTCCCGAAGCTTTGATGGAGCGGCGAAAGTGA
- a CDS encoding response regulator transcription factor: MNLLIIEDDPRVADFLERGLRAEGYGVTIARDGPSGIERAHELWQEWRSTGQSGVILLDVMLPVINGSDVCQTLRASGISSPILMLTALGSVNDRISGLRMGADDYLVKPFSFEELLARIEALMRRPIDLRPLVAKVLSVGMLELDRESMRVTVAGTEIVMTAKELALLELFMSAPGRVLSRERILANIWGAGEDPLTNVVDVYVRRLRAKIDKPSGDRSCITTVRGIGYRLEHIG, translated from the coding sequence GTGAACCTGCTGATTATAGAAGATGATCCAAGGGTGGCGGATTTTCTGGAACGCGGGCTGCGCGCGGAAGGATACGGGGTGACGATCGCCCGCGACGGCCCGAGTGGCATAGAGCGCGCCCATGAGCTTTGGCAGGAATGGCGCTCCACCGGGCAGAGCGGCGTCATTCTTCTCGATGTCATGCTACCGGTCATCAACGGTTCGGATGTCTGCCAGACGCTGAGGGCGAGCGGTATCTCCTCCCCGATCCTGATGTTGACGGCGCTGGGCTCGGTGAATGACCGCATTTCGGGATTGCGGATGGGCGCGGACGACTATCTGGTCAAACCGTTTTCTTTCGAGGAACTTCTGGCGCGGATCGAGGCGCTGATGCGCCGCCCCATCGATCTGCGACCCCTCGTTGCAAAGGTTCTGTCAGTCGGGATGCTGGAACTTGACCGGGAATCCATGCGTGTCACCGTCGCTGGCACGGAAATCGTCATGACGGCAAAGGAGCTTGCTTTGCTGGAATTATTCATGTCTGCACCGGGCCGCGTACTCAGCCGCGAACGGATACTTGCAAATATCTGGGGCGCCGGGGAAGACCCGCTGACGAATGTCGTGGATGTCTATGTCCGCCGGTTGCGGGCAAAAATCGACAAGCCCTCGGGCGATCGCTCCTGTATCACGACCGTCCGGGGAATTGGCTACCGTCTGGAGCACATCGGGTAG
- a CDS encoding helix-turn-helix domain-containing protein, with amino-acid sequence MARAALKWGVRDLAYRAKITPATITRIEAGKPSYATTLEAIRLAFEQAGLEFIPENGGGVGVRFSKPQDTTE; translated from the coding sequence ATGGCGAGAGCTGCTTTAAAATGGGGGGTTCGGGATCTCGCATATCGGGCGAAAATTACACCAGCGACGATAACACGTATTGAAGCCGGCAAGCCAAGCTATGCTACTACACTCGAAGCCATTCGCCTTGCTTTTGAACAGGCCGGTCTGGAGTTCATTCCAGAAAACGGTGGCGGCGTAGGTGTCCGCTTCTCGAAGCCACAGGACACAACTGAGTAG
- a CDS encoding helix-turn-helix domain-containing protein, whose protein sequence is MSNGPYKELKIFSRDIGEVEEYLSDAYAPVAVSPIGSHKSYGVSGHVAILDQVFFEWSKTIGSYSVKPIEIFDSVLFNFVSKGWTGYHFKSDMLSIAADQVIGYRHADKVDVLNESEHSTVVISDDLLCKRMSILLDKPVVHAVEFSKSALDQRNLKGLSALVAVFNNSLFQQLAGSLNARSSAVGHLVLDSFLLNYPNNYTQTLKAPLPLIAPRQVRRAIDYIHAHPEDRSSPEFLAGLSAVSVRSLQYSFLLSVGQTISEYQRALRLKKARDDLDQNRDISAKKIAEKWGFASQSAFTHSFKRAFGVTPSQVRKDNL, encoded by the coding sequence ATGTCGAACGGTCCATACAAGGAACTAAAAATTTTCTCCAGGGATATTGGAGAAGTTGAGGAATATTTGAGTGACGCCTATGCCCCAGTCGCTGTAAGTCCGATCGGTTCGCATAAGAGCTACGGGGTCAGCGGACATGTGGCCATTCTAGATCAAGTCTTCTTCGAATGGTCGAAAACAATAGGCAGTTATAGTGTTAAACCCATCGAAATATTCGATTCCGTACTCTTCAATTTCGTCAGCAAGGGCTGGACCGGTTACCACTTCAAGAGCGATATGTTATCGATTGCTGCCGATCAGGTGATTGGTTACCGACACGCAGATAAAGTTGATGTTCTCAACGAGAGTGAACATTCAACGGTTGTCATTTCCGATGATCTTCTCTGTAAACGGATGTCAATATTGCTTGATAAGCCGGTGGTTCACGCGGTCGAATTTAGTAAGAGTGCCTTGGACCAGCGAAACCTTAAAGGACTTTCGGCTCTTGTGGCGGTCTTCAACAATTCACTCTTTCAACAACTCGCCGGATCGCTGAACGCACGCTCTTCAGCTGTTGGACATTTGGTCCTAGATAGTTTCCTTCTAAACTATCCGAACAACTATACCCAGACGCTGAAGGCGCCGTTGCCCTTGATCGCGCCGCGACAGGTGCGCCGAGCGATCGATTACATCCACGCACATCCAGAGGACAGGAGCTCGCCCGAATTTCTAGCCGGCTTGAGCGCTGTTAGTGTCCGTTCGCTGCAATACTCTTTCTTGCTTTCTGTCGGACAAACGATCAGCGAGTATCAGCGTGCTCTGCGGCTGAAAAAAGCTCGCGATGACCTCGATCAGAACAGGGATATCTCCGCAAAGAAAATCGCTGAAAAATGGGGTTTTGCGTCGCAGAGTGCCTTCACGCATAGTTTCAAAAGGGCGTTTGGCGTCACTCCCTCTCAAGTCCGTAAGGACAACTTGTAG
- a CDS encoding ArsR/SmtB family transcription factor, with amino-acid sequence MSRRLDEQSINSAATLLSAIENPKRLAILRILVEEEMPVGHLAETVGLSQSALSQHLAKLRNANVVRTRRDAQTIYYFSHSEPVRQILAALEEIFSEPSPNLSISA; translated from the coding sequence GTGAGCAGACGTCTGGATGAGCAATCGATTAATTCTGCCGCGACGCTCTTATCCGCGATTGAGAATCCTAAAAGGCTCGCAATACTCCGGATCCTGGTTGAAGAAGAAATGCCAGTGGGTCATTTGGCGGAAACGGTTGGCCTCAGCCAATCAGCATTATCTCAACACCTTGCCAAACTGCGTAACGCAAATGTTGTGCGGACCCGCCGCGATGCCCAAACGATTTATTATTTCAGCCACTCAGAACCGGTACGGCAAATTCTAGCGGCTCTAGAAGAAATTTTCAGCGAACCCTCACCTAATCTCTCGATCTCCGCCTAA